The following proteins are co-located in the Lagenorhynchus albirostris chromosome 2, mLagAlb1.1, whole genome shotgun sequence genome:
- the TAL1 gene encoding T-cell acute lymphocytic leukemia protein 1 isoform X2, with protein sequence MRSAVKFFWKLQPSVDSGFFGEPDAFPMFATNNRVKRRPSPYEMEITDGPHTKVVRRIFTNSRERWRQQNVNGAFAELRKLIPTHPPDKKLSKNEILRLAMKYINFLAKLLNDQEEEGSQRAKPGKDPAVGAGGGGGGGGGAAPPDDLLQDVLSPNSSCGSSLDGAASPDSYTEEPAPKHTARSLHPAMLPAADGAGPR encoded by the exons ATGCGCTCCGCTGTGAAATTCTTCTGGAAGCTGCAGCCCTCGGTGGACAG TGGGTTCTTTGGGGAGCCAGATGCCTTCCCTATGTTTGCCACCAACAACCGAGTGAAGAGGAGACCCTCCCCTTATGAGATGGAGATTACTGATG GTCCCCACACCAAAGTCGTGCGGCGCATCTTCACCAACAGCCGGGAGCGATGGCGGCAGCAGAATGTGAACGGGGCCTTCGCTGAGCTCCGCAAGCTGATCCCCACGCATCCCCCAGACAAGAAGCTCAGCAAGAATGAGATCCTCCGCCTGGCCATGAAGTACATCAACTTCCTGGCCAAGCTGCTCAATGaccaggaggaggagggcagcCAGCGGGCCAAACCTGGCAAGGACCCTGCGGTGGGGGCTGGTGGAGGGGGTGGTGGCGGAGGGGGCGCTGCACCTCCAGATGACCTCCTGCAGGACGTGCTGTCCCCGAACTCCAGCTGTGGCAGCTCCCTGGACGGGGCAGCCAGCCCGGACAGCTACACGGAAGAGCCGGCACCCAAGCACACGGCCCGCAGCCTCCATCCTGCCATGCTGCCCGCCGCGGATGGAGCCGGCCCTCGGTGA
- the TAL1 gene encoding T-cell acute lymphocytic leukemia protein 1 isoform X1, with protein MTERPPSEAARSDPPLDGRDAAEARMAPPHLVLLNGVAKETSRVAPAEPPVIELGARGGGPGGGPAGGGGAARDLKGRDAAAAEARHRVPTTELCRPPGPAPASAPAELPGDGRMVQLSPPALAAPAAPGRALLYSLSQPLASLGSGFFGEPDAFPMFATNNRVKRRPSPYEMEITDGPHTKVVRRIFTNSRERWRQQNVNGAFAELRKLIPTHPPDKKLSKNEILRLAMKYINFLAKLLNDQEEEGSQRAKPGKDPAVGAGGGGGGGGGAAPPDDLLQDVLSPNSSCGSSLDGAASPDSYTEEPAPKHTARSLHPAMLPAADGAGPR; from the exons ATGACGGAGCGGCCGCCGAGCGAGGCGGCACGCAGTGACCCCCCGCTAGACGGACGGGACGCGGCCGAGGCCCGCATGGCCCCCCCGCACCTGGTCCTGCTGAACGGCGTCGCCAAGGAGACGAGCCGCGTGGCCCCGGCGGAGCCCCCGGTCATCGAGCTGGGCGCGCGCGGCGGCGGCCCGGGGGGCGGCCCCGCCGGTGGGGGCGGCGCCGCGCGAGACTTAAAGGGCCGCGACGCGGCGGCTGCCGAAGCGCGCCATCGGGTACCCACCACCGAGCTGTGCAGACCTCCTGGGCCCGCGCCCGCCTCGGCCCCCGCAGAGCTGCCCGGCGACGGCCGCATGGTGCAGTTGAGCCCGCCCGCGCTGGCGGCCCCGGCCGCCCCCGGCCGCGCGCTGCTCTACAGCCTCAGCCAGCCGCTGGCTTCTCTCGGCAG TGGGTTCTTTGGGGAGCCAGATGCCTTCCCTATGTTTGCCACCAACAACCGAGTGAAGAGGAGACCCTCCCCTTATGAGATGGAGATTACTGATG GTCCCCACACCAAAGTCGTGCGGCGCATCTTCACCAACAGCCGGGAGCGATGGCGGCAGCAGAATGTGAACGGGGCCTTCGCTGAGCTCCGCAAGCTGATCCCCACGCATCCCCCAGACAAGAAGCTCAGCAAGAATGAGATCCTCCGCCTGGCCATGAAGTACATCAACTTCCTGGCCAAGCTGCTCAATGaccaggaggaggagggcagcCAGCGGGCCAAACCTGGCAAGGACCCTGCGGTGGGGGCTGGTGGAGGGGGTGGTGGCGGAGGGGGCGCTGCACCTCCAGATGACCTCCTGCAGGACGTGCTGTCCCCGAACTCCAGCTGTGGCAGCTCCCTGGACGGGGCAGCCAGCCCGGACAGCTACACGGAAGAGCCGGCACCCAAGCACACGGCCCGCAGCCTCCATCCTGCCATGCTGCCCGCCGCGGATGGAGCCGGCCCTCGGTGA